The Sinomonas sp. P10A9 genome includes a window with the following:
- a CDS encoding DUF3099 domain-containing protein produces the protein MTKDPEGRKTGAAGDEYADDGAAESAPGDAEVHSITSAAPGHSVDMHQRMVRYSLAMGIRVVCIIALFFLDGWFKLIAVAGAVFLPWIAVVIANAQTQTESFDSELVDHVSYGELGTGYLEDDDAGGPETIQGEMVDDEATDDERDDNAPNDGRTDPKTGAA, from the coding sequence ATGACGAAAGATCCTGAAGGCCGCAAGACCGGCGCAGCCGGCGATGAGTATGCCGACGACGGCGCTGCTGAGAGCGCCCCGGGCGATGCAGAAGTCCACAGCATCACCTCGGCCGCTCCCGGACACAGCGTGGACATGCACCAGCGAATGGTCCGGTACTCGCTCGCGATGGGCATCCGCGTGGTCTGCATCATCGCCCTGTTCTTCCTCGACGGCTGGTTCAAGCTCATCGCCGTGGCTGGAGCCGTCTTCCTGCCGTGGATCGCGGTGGTGATCGCCAACGCGCAGACGCAGACCGAGTCGTTCGACAGCGAGCTCGTTGACCACGTTTCCTACGGCGAGCTCGGGACCGGCTATCTCGAGGACGACGACGCCGGAGGCCCCGAGACGATCCAGGGTGAGATGGTCGACGACGAAGCGACCGACGACGAGCGGGACGACAACGCGCCGAACGACGGCAGGACCGACCCGAAGACGGGTGCCGCGTGA
- a CDS encoding beta-ketoacyl-ACP reductase — translation MSPEAPSPRSVLITGGNRGIGLAIAKAFLANGDKVAVTYRTPSELPAGILGVQADVTDEASIDAAFKAVEEAHGPVEVLVANAGITKDTLLLRMSEEDFTSVLDTNLTGAFRVVKRASKGMIRLRKGRVVLISSVSGLYGAPGQINYSASKAGLVGLARSLTRELGSRGITANVVAPGFINTDMTAELPQETQKDYLSRVPAGRFADADEVANVVRWVASDEASYISGAIIPVDGGLGMGH, via the coding sequence GTGAGCCCGGAAGCCCCGTCCCCGCGCAGCGTCCTCATCACCGGAGGCAACCGCGGCATCGGCCTCGCGATCGCCAAGGCATTCCTCGCCAACGGCGACAAGGTTGCCGTCACGTACCGCACCCCGTCCGAGCTGCCGGCGGGCATCCTCGGCGTGCAGGCCGACGTGACGGATGAGGCGTCCATCGATGCCGCCTTCAAGGCAGTCGAGGAGGCCCACGGCCCCGTCGAGGTGCTCGTTGCGAACGCCGGCATCACCAAGGACACGCTTCTCCTGCGCATGAGCGAGGAGGACTTCACCTCTGTCCTCGACACGAACCTCACGGGCGCCTTCCGCGTGGTAAAGCGCGCCTCAAAGGGCATGATCCGCCTCCGCAAGGGCCGCGTGGTCCTCATCTCCTCAGTCTCCGGCCTGTACGGCGCCCCGGGGCAGATCAACTACTCGGCGTCGAAGGCCGGCCTCGTGGGGCTGGCCCGCTCGCTCACCCGCGAGCTCGGCTCGCGCGGCATCACGGCGAACGTCGTGGCCCCCGGCTTCATCAATACGGATATGACGGCCGAGCTCCCGCAGGAGACGCAGAAGGACTACCTCTCCCGGGTACCCGCCGGCCGCTTCGCCGACGCCGACGAGGTCGCGAACGTGGTCCGCTGGGTCGCGAGCGACGAGGCCTCCTACATCTCGGGCGCGATCATCCCCGTGGACGGCGGCCTCGGGATGGGCCACTGA
- a CDS encoding SDR family oxidoreductase, with the protein MGLLDNKTAIVTGSSRGIGAATAKLLAGEGAAIVVNYRQKAPRANKVVAEIEAAGGRGIAVGGDLTKQVDVDALAQAAIDTFGSLDVLVLNASGGMESGLGEDYALRLNRDAQIAMLKAAAERMKPGSRVVFVTSHQAHFIDTVETIGAYEPVARSKRAGETALRELIPWLSEKGITFVVVSGDMIEGTITATLLDRAEPGAIEARREAAGKLYSVEEFAAEVAKMATADVETGHTELVGGAQQFEA; encoded by the coding sequence ATGGGACTTCTGGACAACAAGACCGCGATCGTCACCGGATCATCGCGGGGCATCGGCGCCGCGACCGCGAAGCTGCTGGCAGGCGAGGGTGCGGCCATCGTGGTCAACTACCGCCAGAAGGCGCCGCGGGCCAACAAGGTCGTGGCTGAGATCGAGGCGGCCGGTGGCCGCGGGATCGCCGTCGGCGGCGACCTGACGAAACAGGTCGACGTCGACGCCCTGGCCCAGGCGGCCATCGACACCTTCGGCTCACTCGACGTGCTCGTCCTCAACGCCTCGGGCGGCATGGAGTCGGGCCTCGGCGAGGACTACGCCCTGCGCCTCAACCGTGACGCCCAGATCGCCATGCTCAAGGCCGCGGCCGAGCGCATGAAGCCAGGTTCCCGCGTGGTGTTCGTCACGAGCCACCAGGCGCACTTCATCGACACGGTCGAGACGATCGGTGCCTACGAGCCCGTGGCCCGCTCGAAGCGTGCGGGAGAGACTGCGCTCCGCGAGCTCATCCCGTGGCTCAGCGAGAAGGGGATCACGTTCGTCGTCGTCTCCGGTGACATGATCGAGGGCACCATCACGGCGACCCTTCTCGACCGCGCCGAGCCGGGTGCCATCGAGGCGCGCCGGGAGGCGGCAGGGAAGCTCTACTCGGTCGAGGAGTTCGCCGCCGAGGTCGCCAAGATGGCCACGGCCGACGTCGAGACTGGCCACACCGAGCTGGTCGGCGGCGCGCAGCAGTTCGAGGCCTAA